The following are encoded in a window of Trichormus variabilis 0441 genomic DNA:
- a CDS encoding AIPR family protein — translation MPKNWTLKVDQYINANSNCIIATAHVDSFPTDLPLEPNIREPNLKSSTYKQIFDSLTTEPEKFFQRNNGIVLCVNKVKPKNRTELELEILQANEGGNDGVINGGHSVSAFEQARKFKYDLTLARVKVTIHIGLSEDEAKDIALASNTSAPVDARSKVNARGDYQFIKQFLAQLEREEDTKFRIAYYQNQSGAPKSPQCNVNHLIKLMNCLDRNKYNPNTNKSKGKHPPVSNNPSLTDAERERLSRLLPLLPKALWIEQRFFKTIEAYITNPKKKGVDLASIDARKNTLLPDSRYSFGFSAPADIAMPIVAAYRVFLDENYNWLIPFDDFAEDFLQHLWNNYYRKYLVSEKFSGNTVGSKICRNPVIWDSLYVSAQSYLNQQLLKMVSSSKNKREELKLAN, via the coding sequence ATGCCAAAAAATTGGACGTTGAAAGTTGACCAATATATCAATGCAAATTCCAATTGCATCATTGCTACAGCCCATGTAGATAGTTTTCCAACCGACCTACCACTAGAGCCAAATATCCGCGAACCAAACCTCAAAAGCTCAACCTACAAACAAATATTTGATTCACTCACCACCGAACCTGAAAAATTCTTTCAAAGAAATAACGGAATTGTACTATGTGTCAATAAAGTAAAGCCGAAAAACAGGACTGAGCTAGAGCTAGAAATACTGCAAGCAAACGAAGGCGGGAACGATGGGGTGATTAATGGTGGACATAGTGTTTCAGCTTTTGAGCAAGCAAGAAAGTTTAAATATGACCTAACTCTAGCTAGGGTGAAAGTCACAATCCACATTGGATTGAGTGAGGACGAGGCGAAAGACATTGCTTTGGCATCAAACACATCGGCCCCAGTAGATGCGCGTTCCAAAGTGAATGCTAGGGGCGACTACCAATTCATCAAACAGTTTTTAGCCCAACTTGAGCGCGAGGAAGACACAAAATTCCGCATAGCCTACTATCAGAACCAAAGCGGTGCGCCCAAAAGTCCACAGTGCAATGTCAATCATTTAATTAAGTTGATGAACTGTTTGGACAGAAACAAATACAACCCTAATACAAATAAGAGTAAAGGGAAACATCCACCTGTCAGCAATAACCCCTCTTTAACTGATGCGGAAAGAGAAAGGCTATCAAGATTGTTGCCACTACTGCCTAAAGCATTATGGATTGAGCAGAGATTTTTTAAAACTATAGAAGCCTACATCACCAATCCCAAGAAAAAGGGGGTAGACCTAGCATCAATTGATGCAAGAAAGAATACCCTTTTACCCGACAGCCGCTACTCATTTGGATTTAGTGCGCCGGCGGATATTGCCATGCCCATTGTTGCTGCTTATCGGGTGTTTTTAGATGAGAACTACAACTGGTTGATTCCCTTTGATGATTTTGCTGAGGACTTCCTTCAACATCTATGGAATAACTACTACCGCAAGTATTTGGTATCCGAAAAATTCTCCGGTAATACAGTAGGTAGCAAAATCTGCCGCAATCCGGTGATTTGGGATAGTCTCTATGTTTCAGCCCAAAGCTACTTGAATCAACAGTTACTCAAAATGGTTAGTTCAAGCAAGAACAAGCGTGAAGAACTGAAATTAGCGAATTAA